From the genome of bacterium:
ACAAGTCCTAACCCAGGGATAAACATTAACTCATCCCATGTAGATTCAAGTTCAGGCTCTTCCGGGCATAGTCCAAATGAATCTATCCAGTTAATCGGGTCATTATAACAGTACATATAGGGATGGAGGTCTTGGGGAATATCTATCATCTCTGGGACTATAAAATCAGGAGATATAGTATCCTCAAGAATATCTTCCAATGGTACTGGCAATGTCTGTAACACTACTGATTCTAATATTGGATCTTTTGTTATAAACCTCCCTATCTTCGGGTCATAGTATCTGGCGCCGAAGTAATATAACTTACTTTCTGGGTCATATTGTTTCCCCGTGAAGGAGTTATAGTTATATTTACCAATGTAGCCTTGCTTTACCTCTCCAAATGCATCGTAGTCATAAGAAGTTAGAACATTTCCTGCTCTATCTGTGATATCTCTTATACTTCCTAATCCATCGTGATGGAAGAAAGCGGTGAATAATCCTCCCATGACTAAATCCTTTGATACAAGCTGGTCATTTGCATGGATATACTCGGCTAATGGAGTGGCAGTAAAATAATCATACTCCATAAACTCTTTCTGCCCATCCCAGAGATAGATTGTTATTTCCTTTCCTACCTGCCTGGCTAACCTTCTGCCAAAACTATCATAATATTAGATTGTCAAAGAGCAATTAAGAGAAAAAATCAAACTTGAATTGGAGTTAACAATTCACAATTCAAGATGCGACCCTTCATGGTTCCCAATTCAAGATGCGACCCTTCATGGTTCCCGACCCTTCATGGTTCCCGACCCTTCATGGTTCCCGACCCTTCATGGTTCCCAAGATGCGACCCTTCATGGTTCCGACCCTTCATGGTTCCAGATGCGACCCTTCATGGTTCCTCGACCCTTCATGGTTCCTACATTCACGGTCTGACCCTAATCCCTATACTTTTTCTTGTCAACAAGCCTCTCACGGTCTGACCCTAATTCCTCTTCCTAATTGGCTTATCATCTTCTTTCAACAAATCAATTCCACTTTCTGTAGCAATAAATTCATATTCTTCACATACTTCAGGATATGTTTCTAATTCTTCCCCAGTTTTTTTGCGTTTATTTAAATAATCCATTAATTCATTTAAAGTTGGTTCATATTGTGGATTATTTTTGTATCTGCATGCAAGCAATTTTTGCTCGCATAAGTTTATAATTGCAGTAAACAATTTCTTTTCTTCTCCCTCAGGAATAAGAGAAATTAAAATAAATAACTCCTCATACCCACATTTACAATCTTCAATGATTTTATATTCAATATCTGACAGCATCACATTCCTCCTAAATCATGGAAAATGTTTCTCATGTGGAAAAGGATGTGGGTGTTTTGGTTTTCCTTTTTTATTTGTTCCAGTAGGTGTTTTTTTGTGGATACCTATTTCTTCACCCGTCTTCTTATTTCTCCACAACTCTCGACTACTATCTCCATCTTTTGGCTGACTTGGGTCAAATTTTTCACCTATTTTCTCCCAATCATCTGGATTTTGTTGAAAATCCTTCCACTTTTCTCCAATACTTCTATCCTGCTGAGGATACTT
Proteins encoded in this window:
- a CDS encoding RHS repeat-associated core domain-containing protein, with the protein product MEYDYFTATPLAEYIHANDQLVSKDLVMGGLFTAFFHHDGLGSIRDITDRAGNVLTSYDYDAFGEVKQGYIGKYNYNSFTGKQYDPESKLYYFGARYYDPKIGRFITKDPILESVVLQTLPVPLEDILEDTISPDFIVPEMIDIPQDLHPYMYCYNDPINWIDSFGLCPEEPELESTWDELMFIPGLGLVGKAGKGGVELGSG